One Leptolyngbya sp. 'hensonii' genomic region harbors:
- a CDS encoding ferredoxin family protein, with protein MALVEQWVDVPVIVDESKCLEKCTACIEVCPLDVLAKNPETGKAYMKYDECWFCLPCEKECPTNAITVQIPFLLR; from the coding sequence ATGGCGTTAGTTGAACAATGGGTTGATGTGCCCGTGATTGTAGACGAATCAAAGTGTTTGGAGAAATGCACGGCTTGCATTGAAGTATGTCCATTAGATGTGTTAGCCAAAAACCCTGAAACTGGCAAAGCCTACATGAAATATGATGAATGCTGGTTCTGCCTTCCCTGCGAAAAGGAATGCCCAACCAATGCCATCACTGTGCAAATTCCATTCCTGTTACGGTAA
- a CDS encoding YeiH family protein, whose product MRQKLQASLPEQNFAIKIRGIYWRSLLLLLAPGLLLSLSLASIALLLRTTSGLTALSPLMLAIVLGILVRNLSQVPALYQPGITFALKRLLRVAIALLGLQLSLVQLQQVGLVGFMVMTVVLWLSFAFTCWLGHTLQMRRNLVCLIAAGTAICGASAIVATSTVLDSSDEDTAYAVATVTLFGTLSMLLYPLVQSFLQLSAPAFGVWCGASIHEVAQVIAAAFQVNAISGDLASITKLSRVLWLAPLAIGLGLFTRPGRSDRPGLRSYPTLPWFIIIFVGLILLNSTGIIPELLKTGLGQMNQYLLTVAMAAMGLETRLQNIWKLGLKPIYLGGAAWLFITLLSLGLVNLVY is encoded by the coding sequence ATGCGGCAGAAACTTCAAGCATCCCTGCCGGAGCAGAATTTTGCGATCAAAATTCGTGGGATCTATTGGCGATCGCTCCTCCTTCTTCTGGCACCAGGCCTGCTCCTGAGCTTGAGCCTAGCCAGTATTGCCCTGTTGCTGCGAACCACCTCAGGGCTAACGGCCTTGAGCCCACTCATGCTGGCGATCGTCCTGGGGATTCTGGTGCGAAACCTGTCGCAGGTGCCAGCCCTGTACCAGCCGGGAATTACCTTTGCCCTGAAGCGACTCCTGCGGGTGGCGATCGCCCTGCTGGGGTTACAGCTTAGCTTGGTACAACTACAACAGGTGGGTCTGGTTGGGTTTATGGTTATGACAGTTGTGCTGTGGCTCAGCTTCGCCTTCACCTGCTGGCTTGGACATACTTTGCAAATGCGGCGAAACCTGGTCTGTCTGATTGCTGCAGGCACCGCTATCTGCGGTGCCTCTGCGATCGTGGCCACCAGTACCGTTCTGGATAGTTCGGATGAGGATACGGCCTATGCGGTGGCCACTGTGACGTTGTTTGGGACCCTGTCCATGCTCCTCTATCCGCTGGTGCAGTCGTTTCTACAGCTATCGGCCCCAGCTTTTGGGGTTTGGTGTGGAGCCTCGATCCACGAAGTTGCTCAGGTCATCGCCGCTGCTTTCCAGGTCAATGCCATCAGTGGAGATCTAGCCAGCATCACAAAACTGTCGCGGGTTCTGTGGTTGGCTCCTCTGGCGATCGGTCTGGGACTGTTCACCCGCCCAGGGCGATCGGACCGTCCAGGTCTCCGCTCCTATCCCACTCTGCCCTGGTTTATCATCATTTTTGTCGGCTTGATCCTGCTCAACAGCACTGGCATCATTCCCGAATTACTGAAAACCGGCCTGGGCCAGATGAATCAATATCTCCTGACGGTTGCCATGGCAGCCATGGGTTTAGAAACCCGGCTTCAGAACATTTGGAAGCTGGGGTTAAAACCAATCTATCTGGGAGGTGCGGCCTGGCTGTTTATTACCCTCTTGAGTTTGGGCCTGGTGAACCTGGTGTATTAG
- a CDS encoding LysR substrate-binding domain-containing protein, with protein MEVYQVRVFLEVARHLSFTEAADALNLTQPAVSAKIKSLESELGVPLFYRLGRKIQLTEVGQFLLEEGVKLIAVENQLLQKIEEIKKGKFGNLRIGTTGAIAHGWLPDILFTYRQTYPRIQTQCQVFQSPEELYRAIVTQQIDLGISDINYDEFAEISTVVIDAVHYGVFVSASHTLASQPWLSLHDLKHYPWVLQPSGSPSRLFFEARLAELGLALAEFDQVETIDTLSLMRTYMERGNYLGFASELEFRSECESGILVSIPLQEFSLPGNIFLLSLKRLSDSLEACVTCTKRRSVEPNPAQKLINLLPQAKPIESSSQFPKPVTTPSASWMRLRSPNFTLRPMAIQRPDRLTLNIGIQNSTIPTVTAGLIIQRLGLLEHFLPQEKRYSNIHYQIQWCDFPTGAPIVEGLATGQLNIGILGDYPLLLSALQSQQSEVCSTRLVSFVAINPDGSCNAVIVPHASRLQQIEDLRGRVIAVPLRSSAHGMVLRSLNAANLLEDVTVASLKHGNAATLFDFEQAADGYAHFAPFHDIACHRGQFRYLTDRTTEPLPAFYGVVVSGDLADHYPDVVVAYLQALAAAQHWYDTTPAAASLISRWTKLEAEIVHRILSGSQQTATSGRFFAEMQIRPDWLSTHVAALSAIPGNESLQGLNLDRWIQSEFMPKLAA; from the coding sequence ATGGAAGTTTATCAAGTTCGAGTCTTTTTAGAAGTGGCGCGGCATCTCAGCTTTACTGAGGCTGCCGATGCCTTAAATTTGACCCAGCCCGCTGTCAGTGCCAAGATTAAATCCTTGGAATCAGAGCTGGGTGTGCCATTGTTCTATCGACTAGGGCGAAAGATTCAACTCACAGAAGTTGGGCAATTCCTATTAGAAGAAGGTGTAAAATTAATCGCCGTCGAAAACCAGTTACTCCAAAAGATTGAGGAAATCAAGAAAGGCAAATTTGGCAACCTGCGGATTGGCACAACAGGGGCAATCGCCCATGGCTGGTTGCCTGATATTCTGTTCACCTATCGCCAGACCTATCCCCGCATCCAGACCCAATGCCAGGTCTTCCAGTCCCCAGAGGAACTGTATCGGGCGATCGTCACCCAACAGATTGACCTGGGCATTTCAGATATCAATTACGACGAATTCGCAGAAATTTCCACGGTGGTCATCGATGCCGTGCATTACGGTGTCTTTGTCTCTGCCTCCCATACCCTGGCCAGTCAGCCCTGGCTGAGCCTGCATGATCTAAAGCATTACCCCTGGGTGTTGCAGCCGTCTGGCTCTCCCAGTCGCCTGTTTTTTGAGGCCAGATTGGCAGAATTAGGACTGGCCCTGGCAGAGTTTGACCAGGTTGAAACGATCGACACCCTGAGCTTGATGCGAACCTATATGGAGCGGGGAAACTATTTGGGGTTTGCTTCAGAACTGGAGTTTCGATCAGAGTGTGAATCCGGGATTCTGGTTTCAATTCCGTTGCAGGAATTTTCCCTGCCAGGGAACATCTTTTTGCTGTCTCTCAAGCGTCTCAGTGATTCGCTGGAAGCCTGCGTGACTTGCACAAAACGCCGATCCGTTGAACCCAATCCAGCCCAAAAACTGATCAATTTGCTTCCCCAGGCCAAACCCATCGAATCTTCATCCCAGTTCCCCAAGCCTGTAACCACCCCATCTGCAAGCTGGATGCGGCTGCGATCGCCCAATTTCACCCTGCGACCGATGGCCATCCAACGGCCCGATCGCCTGACTCTCAACATTGGGATTCAAAATAGCACCATTCCCACCGTCACTGCTGGCCTGATTATTCAACGCCTGGGTCTGCTGGAACATTTCCTACCCCAGGAGAAACGCTACAGCAATATTCACTACCAAATTCAATGGTGCGATTTTCCCACGGGAGCCCCGATCGTGGAGGGGTTAGCCACTGGCCAGTTGAATATTGGCATCCTGGGAGACTATCCCCTGCTCTTAAGTGCGTTGCAATCCCAGCAATCCGAAGTCTGTTCCACTCGTCTGGTCAGCTTTGTCGCCATCAACCCGGATGGCTCCTGCAATGCGGTGATCGTGCCCCATGCCTCGCGCCTGCAACAGATTGAAGACCTGCGTGGGCGGGTGATTGCCGTACCCCTGCGATCGTCGGCCCATGGGATGGTGCTGCGATCGCTGAATGCCGCCAATTTGCTGGAGGATGTGACCGTTGCCTCCCTCAAGCATGGCAATGCAGCTACCCTGTTTGACTTTGAGCAGGCCGCCGATGGCTACGCCCACTTTGCCCCCTTCCATGATATTGCCTGTCATCGGGGGCAGTTTCGATACCTGACAGATAGGACCACAGAGCCCCTGCCAGCCTTTTATGGGGTGGTTGTCAGCGGTGACTTGGCCGATCACTACCCTGATGTGGTGGTTGCCTATTTGCAAGCATTGGCTGCAGCCCAACACTGGTATGACACAACCCCTGCTGCGGCCAGCTTAATCAGTCGCTGGACAAAGCTGGAAGCAGAAATTGTGCATCGGATTTTGAGTGGTTCTCAGCAGACGGCAACATCAGGACGGTTCTTTGCCGAAATGCAAATTCGCCCGGACTGGTTAAGCACCCATGTGGCCGCACTGAGCGCAATTCCTGGGAATGAGTCCCTGCAGGGCCTCAACCTCGATCGCTGGATTCAATCTGAATTTATGCCAAAATTGGCAGCTTGA
- a CDS encoding HEAT repeat domain-containing protein yields MSLDTDSELKIWIDLLQSSEESDRLVAVKTLQHLYDDRAIDALIAALKDESPAVQKLAVTALWEFANPKAVPALIACLGSSDEDIREEAKSALGELVSGDHLLLLLDALQTGDGPVQLHVLYLLRKIHDVQCLPYVLPFFESTHPPLREAAVTTLRYLNQVNQCPPAIALMDDVDEKVRRAAALTLGHLSDADVVGRLCRAMTDDPDWQVRRDAAKSLALHADAIAVPALEVAITDAHWQVRKFVIQAIQKTPQSSTMPALIQALADEYSDVRRDAAIALGLLRNPEALQALQQALDDPDRDVSIHAERAILKIQESLQEPSNA; encoded by the coding sequence ATGTCGCTTGACACCGATTCCGAACTGAAAATCTGGATTGACCTATTGCAATCAAGCGAGGAAAGCGATCGCCTGGTTGCTGTCAAAACACTGCAACATTTATATGATGATCGCGCGATCGATGCCCTGATTGCTGCCCTGAAAGATGAGAGCCCTGCCGTCCAGAAATTAGCCGTGACCGCCCTGTGGGAATTTGCCAATCCCAAAGCCGTGCCTGCCCTGATCGCCTGTCTGGGCTCCTCCGATGAGGACATTCGTGAGGAAGCAAAATCAGCCCTAGGTGAACTTGTATCGGGTGACCATTTACTGTTACTTCTGGATGCCCTACAAACGGGTGATGGGCCAGTACAATTGCATGTTCTCTATCTGTTACGCAAGATCCATGATGTTCAATGTTTGCCCTACGTGCTGCCATTCTTCGAGTCTACCCATCCACCTCTGCGGGAAGCAGCCGTCACCACCCTGCGCTATCTGAACCAGGTGAACCAGTGCCCTCCGGCGATCGCCCTGATGGATGATGTGGACGAGAAAGTTCGGCGGGCAGCGGCCCTGACCCTGGGACACCTGAGTGATGCTGATGTGGTGGGCCGACTGTGTCGCGCCATGACGGATGACCCCGATTGGCAGGTGCGGCGGGATGCCGCCAAATCTCTCGCCCTCCATGCCGATGCCATTGCCGTTCCCGCCTTAGAGGTGGCGATCACCGATGCCCACTGGCAGGTGCGCAAGTTTGTGATTCAGGCCATTCAGAAAACGCCCCAGAGCAGCACGATGCCTGCTCTGATTCAGGCGTTAGCAGATGAATATTCGGATGTGCGGCGGGATGCGGCGATCGCCCTCGGCCTGCTGAGAAATCCGGAGGCCTTGCAGGCGCTGCAACAGGCCCTGGATGACCCCGATCGGGATGTCAGCATCCATGCGGAACGCGCCATTCTGAAAATTCAGGAATCCCTACAGGAACCCTCCAATGCCTAG
- a CDS encoding Mrp/NBP35 family ATP-binding protein has translation MPSHASPFRQTHPEDAPPPTPMDAVTEARYREAVQCLKQIIEPVLKRDMVSLGMVRNLRVVDDYISLRLYVGQHQHYLRQVVLDRLHPLPWCKKAYVQLCTIPGVRTTLAISSGKGGVGKSTTSVNLATALSLQGARVGLLDADVYGPNVPQMLGINPVEVSLVDTPEGQRFLPLEAQGIKVMSVGLLAAPDHPLAWRGPVLHKIITQFIHEVAWGDLDYLLIDLPPGTGDAQITIIQESPICGVLLVTTPQQVAIADVRRSIHMFRRVGIPVLGIVENMSYLLCGHCGEPTPIFGSGGGQQLAEELQTPLLGQVPIDPLLCAGGDAGTPLTLAYPNSVPAQVFRQIAAALDHTFAPVPIEA, from the coding sequence ATGCCTAGTCATGCCTCTCCCTTTCGCCAGACCCACCCGGAGGATGCTCCTCCGCCCACCCCGATGGATGCCGTCACCGAAGCCCGTTATCGGGAAGCTGTACAATGCCTGAAGCAGATTATCGAGCCTGTTCTGAAGCGCGATATGGTCAGTTTAGGCATGGTGCGTAACCTGCGCGTCGTGGATGATTATATCTCTCTGCGGCTCTATGTCGGGCAACATCAGCACTATCTCCGCCAGGTGGTTCTCGATCGACTCCATCCCTTACCCTGGTGCAAAAAAGCCTATGTACAACTCTGCACCATTCCTGGTGTTCGGACTACGCTGGCGATTTCCAGCGGTAAGGGGGGAGTGGGCAAATCCACGACCTCGGTGAACTTGGCTACAGCTCTGAGCCTGCAGGGAGCCAGAGTGGGGTTGCTGGATGCGGATGTCTATGGCCCCAATGTTCCCCAGATGTTGGGGATCAATCCGGTAGAAGTGTCCCTGGTTGACACCCCGGAGGGACAACGGTTTCTCCCCCTGGAGGCCCAGGGTATCAAGGTCATGTCCGTGGGGCTGCTGGCAGCACCGGATCATCCCCTGGCCTGGCGTGGTCCAGTTCTCCACAAGATCATTACCCAATTCATCCATGAAGTTGCCTGGGGCGATCTGGATTACCTGCTGATCGATCTGCCGCCGGGCACTGGAGATGCCCAGATTACCATCATTCAGGAAAGTCCAATTTGTGGGGTTCTTCTGGTGACAACTCCCCAGCAGGTGGCGATCGCCGATGTCCGCCGCAGCATTCATATGTTTCGTCGCGTTGGTATTCCAGTGCTGGGAATTGTGGAAAATATGAGTTATCTCCTCTGTGGGCATTGTGGTGAACCCACACCAATCTTTGGCAGCGGTGGTGGCCAACAACTGGCTGAGGAATTACAAACCCCTTTGCTGGGACAGGTGCCGATCGATCCACTTCTATGCGCGGGTGGTGATGCTGGAACTCCCCTGACCCTGGCCTATCCCAACTCAGTTCCTGCCCAGGTCTTTCGTCAGATCGCAGCGGCCCTGGATCACACGTTTGCTCCAGTGCCGATCGAGGCATAA
- a CDS encoding ABC transporter substrate-binding protein has product MRTQVSRRTILFSVLAASSGLVAACSGGLVASVSENSSKKKVIRIAIGTQDQVINTATGGPVIREEKLLEKYLPKTGKYENVEYKIEWSSYTSGPPITNKMLANQIDIGMMGDFPATINMTTFQKKGGGVKTLYVATLGYGATGAGNAVLVPKDSSIKTLADLRGKQVSVPFGSAAHGMLLKALQDSGLDSEKDLKLISQAPEVGGTSLRTNQIDAHANFVPFGELFPFRGFARKIFDGAQTGVPTFHGVLVRSDFAQQYPEIVVAYLKALLEANKMLREQPEAIATKVEEWSGVEREVVYMFLGPGGLQRLNPTIRPVNFDALKNSVITLKQLKRLEEDVNPNDISQWADDSFLKQAIQEMNLKYDDLATGDEFPIEGLDAVTQEPIKDTKLAAQIWVKGEEKVMNFASIKTMMGMLQKLKADGKKATGAIFVHDFNQGWKLFAENSFFVRKGDEIVAFLSEKAAQNHASKIGAQVASFKALQDLSAREISRPAGAYS; this is encoded by the coding sequence ATGAGAACCCAGGTTTCTCGAAGAACGATTTTATTCTCGGTTTTGGCAGCTTCATCGGGATTGGTAGCAGCCTGCTCAGGGGGACTGGTTGCCAGTGTGAGTGAGAATTCTTCGAAGAAGAAAGTCATCCGAATTGCGATCGGAACACAGGATCAAGTCATCAATACAGCCACGGGTGGCCCAGTTATTCGAGAAGAGAAATTACTGGAAAAATACCTGCCGAAGACTGGTAAATACGAGAATGTTGAATACAAAATTGAGTGGTCTAGCTACACTTCTGGGCCTCCAATTACTAACAAAATGTTGGCGAATCAAATTGACATTGGCATGATGGGTGATTTTCCTGCCACGATCAACATGACCACCTTTCAGAAGAAAGGGGGTGGGGTGAAAACACTCTACGTTGCCACCCTGGGCTATGGGGCCACAGGGGCTGGCAATGCGGTACTCGTGCCGAAGGATTCTTCGATTAAAACCCTGGCTGATCTGCGGGGCAAACAGGTTTCGGTTCCTTTTGGTTCAGCAGCCCATGGGATGCTGCTGAAGGCATTGCAGGATTCAGGACTGGACTCTGAGAAGGATCTGAAACTGATTAGTCAGGCTCCAGAGGTGGGCGGCACCAGTTTGCGCACCAATCAGATTGATGCCCACGCCAACTTTGTCCCTTTTGGTGAACTCTTTCCATTCCGGGGGTTTGCCCGCAAGATTTTCGATGGTGCCCAAACTGGAGTACCCACCTTCCATGGGGTGTTGGTGAGATCAGACTTTGCCCAGCAATATCCTGAAATTGTCGTCGCCTATCTGAAGGCGTTACTGGAAGCCAACAAAATGCTGCGGGAACAGCCTGAAGCGATCGCAACGAAGGTGGAAGAATGGTCTGGCGTTGAGCGAGAAGTGGTGTATATGTTCCTGGGACCGGGAGGCTTACAACGGCTCAATCCCACCATTCGACCGGTCAACTTTGATGCCCTCAAGAACAGTGTCATCACCCTCAAGCAACTCAAGCGCCTGGAGGAGGATGTGAATCCCAATGATATCTCCCAATGGGCCGATGACAGCTTCCTGAAACAGGCCATTCAGGAGATGAACCTGAAATACGATGACCTCGCTACGGGGGATGAGTTTCCGATCGAGGGTCTGGATGCCGTGACCCAGGAGCCGATCAAAGACACCAAACTGGCTGCTCAAATCTGGGTCAAGGGAGAGGAGAAGGTGATGAACTTTGCCTCAATCAAGACCATGATGGGAATGCTACAAAAGCTGAAGGCTGATGGGAAAAAGGCAACGGGAGCTATTTTTGTCCATGACTTTAACCAGGGTTGGAAGCTCTTTGCTGAAAATTCCTTCTTTGTGCGCAAAGGAGATGAGATCGTCGCCTTCCTGAGTGAAAAAGCAGCCCAGAACCATGCCAGCAAGATTGGGGCTCAGGTGGCCAGCTTCAAAGCCTTACAGGACCTGTCTGCCCGAGAAATCTCACGGCCCGCTGGCGCATACTCCTGA
- a CDS encoding fumarate reductase/succinate dehydrogenase flavoprotein subunit → MNTQLMQTDVLVIGGGTAGTMAGIKAKQANPNGDVLILEKANIRRSGAIAMGMDGVNTAVIPGHSTPEQYVREVTIANDGIANQKAVYQTGKLGFAVIQELESWGVKFQKDAQGNYDLKQVHRVGKYVLPMPEGKDLKTILTRQVKRHKVRVTNRVMATRVLVQDGRAIGAVGFDVRNGDFVVIQAKAVILCTGACGRLGLPASGYLYGTYENPTNAGDGYAMAYHAGAELSNIECFQINPLIKDYNGPACAYVAGPFGAYTANAEGHRFISCDYWSGQMMLEIYKELHSGKGPVHLKMNHLDEDTISEIETILWANERPSRGRFHAGRGENYRTHGVEMNISEIGLCSGHSASGVWVNERGETTVPGLYAAGDMASVPHNYMIGAFVYGRICGENGMDYSARVDHGDPDREWLEAEKARIYAPLDRPNGVPHTQVEYKLRRLVNDYLQPPKSQHRMEIGLSQFVRYEETLSLMGARDPHELMRCMEVHFIRDCAEMAARASLYRKESRWGLYHYRLDYPEKNNEEWFCNVNLKKDEAGEMVLFKCPVDPYIVSVDLDHEVYDVAVR, encoded by the coding sequence GTGAACACTCAGTTAATGCAGACCGATGTGCTGGTTATTGGTGGTGGTACGGCAGGAACAATGGCAGGCATTAAGGCCAAGCAAGCAAATCCCAATGGCGATGTCCTGATCTTAGAGAAAGCAAATATCCGACGCAGTGGTGCGATCGCGATGGGTATGGATGGGGTGAATACGGCGGTGATTCCGGGTCACTCCACACCAGAACAATATGTGCGGGAGGTGACGATCGCCAATGATGGGATTGCAAACCAGAAGGCTGTCTACCAGACTGGAAAATTGGGGTTTGCCGTCATCCAGGAACTGGAGTCTTGGGGAGTTAAGTTTCAGAAAGATGCCCAGGGCAACTACGATCTGAAGCAGGTCCATCGGGTGGGCAAATACGTCCTCCCCATGCCAGAAGGCAAAGACCTGAAGACGATTCTGACGCGCCAGGTGAAGCGCCACAAGGTTAGGGTGACGAATCGAGTCATGGCCACCCGGGTCTTAGTGCAGGATGGTCGAGCGATCGGGGCCGTTGGGTTCGATGTGCGGAATGGGGATTTTGTCGTCATCCAGGCGAAGGCAGTGATCCTCTGTACGGGGGCCTGTGGCCGCTTGGGTCTGCCCGCCTCTGGCTACCTCTATGGCACCTACGAAAATCCCACCAATGCAGGGGATGGGTATGCCATGGCTTACCATGCGGGTGCTGAACTGAGCAACATTGAATGCTTCCAGATTAATCCCCTGATCAAAGACTACAATGGGCCTGCCTGTGCCTACGTGGCTGGACCCTTTGGAGCCTACACGGCCAATGCCGAAGGACACCGCTTCATTAGCTGCGACTACTGGAGCGGCCAGATGATGCTGGAGATTTACAAGGAATTGCATTCTGGTAAAGGGCCGGTCCATCTGAAGATGAATCATCTGGATGAAGACACGATTTCTGAGATTGAAACCATTCTCTGGGCCAATGAACGTCCAAGCCGGGGCCGATTCCACGCCGGTCGGGGTGAAAACTACCGTACCCATGGGGTTGAGATGAACATCTCCGAAATTGGTCTCTGCAGTGGCCACAGTGCATCGGGGGTCTGGGTCAACGAACGGGGCGAAACCACCGTACCAGGACTCTATGCCGCTGGCGATATGGCCAGTGTGCCCCATAATTACATGATTGGGGCCTTTGTCTATGGTCGGATCTGTGGTGAAAATGGGATGGACTACAGTGCCAGGGTTGACCATGGAGATCCCGATCGGGAATGGCTGGAGGCGGAAAAAGCCAGAATTTATGCCCCCCTCGATCGTCCCAATGGGGTTCCCCACACCCAGGTAGAATACAAACTCCGGCGATTGGTCAACGACTATCTCCAACCCCCCAAATCCCAGCATCGGATGGAAATTGGCCTGAGCCAGTTTGTCCGTTATGAAGAAACCCTCAGCCTGATGGGGGCTCGCGATCCCCATGAGTTAATGCGGTGCATGGAGGTGCATTTTATTCGGGACTGTGCCGAAATGGCGGCCCGGGCTTCCCTTTACCGCAAAGAGAGTCGCTGGGGCCTCTACCACTATCGTCTGGATTACCCCGAAAAGAACAACGAAGAGTGGTTCTGTAACGTCAATCTCAAGAAAGATGAAGCCGGAGAGATGGTGCTATTTAAGTGCCCTGTTGATCCTTACATTGTGAGCGTTGATCTCGATCATGAAGTGTACGATGTAGCCGTTCGTTAA
- a CDS encoding ABC transporter ATP-binding protein, which yields MTQPLQTETQGLVEVENLSVAFRRKGHFIPVLDAISTRIEPGEFVCLLGPSGCGKSTMLNVIAGFIKPTTGQVLLDHRPIEKPGADRGFVFQQYSLLPWKTTFQNVEFGLKIQGMSKAKREERVNYYLNRVGLYKHRHSYPYQLSGGMQQRASIIRALVNAPSVLLMDEPFAALDAQTRHMMQELLLDIWSELKPTVIFVTHDIEEAVFLSDRIFVMGVNPGRIKEIVKVSLPRPRHVDDMLSAEFLAINRQIFDLIREETLKHMDME from the coding sequence GTGACGCAACCATTGCAAACTGAGACCCAGGGATTAGTTGAGGTCGAGAATTTATCCGTTGCCTTTCGGCGCAAAGGGCATTTCATCCCGGTGTTGGATGCAATCTCGACTCGGATAGAACCCGGTGAATTTGTCTGCTTACTGGGGCCTTCCGGGTGCGGCAAGTCTACCATGCTCAACGTGATTGCTGGATTTATCAAGCCGACGACCGGTCAAGTCTTGCTGGATCATCGACCGATCGAGAAACCGGGGGCCGATCGGGGCTTTGTCTTCCAGCAATATTCCCTCTTGCCCTGGAAAACGACATTTCAGAATGTCGAATTCGGTTTAAAGATTCAGGGAATGTCCAAAGCCAAGCGGGAAGAACGGGTCAATTACTATCTGAATCGAGTTGGGCTGTACAAGCACCGCCATTCCTATCCGTACCAGTTATCGGGGGGAATGCAGCAACGGGCCAGCATTATTCGAGCCCTGGTGAATGCGCCGTCTGTGCTGCTAATGGATGAGCCTTTTGCAGCCCTGGATGCCCAAACTCGTCACATGATGCAGGAGTTGCTCTTAGACATCTGGAGTGAGCTAAAACCAACGGTTATTTTTGTCACCCATGACATTGAGGAAGCGGTATTTCTCAGCGATCGGATCTTTGTCATGGGGGTCAACCCGGGTCGAATTAAGGAAATCGTCAAAGTTTCCCTGCCTCGGCCACGCCATGTAGACGATATGCTATCTGCAGAGTTTTTAGCAATTAACCGCCAGATCTTTGATCTGATTCGGGAAGAAACCCTGAAACACATGGACATGGAATAA
- a CDS encoding ABC transporter permease: MSGSPSGRSAQVGLMDREGVMGTMRPHPSPSERSFPFSTAKTVKTICRILSLFLFFGIWQILCMVKFNVFINFTYVPTPIEVASALVRFIAQNPMTHLNASIMRVLVGFGAAAFLGIGLGILIGWFSVIEDLVFMPLELLRPIPAVAWIPLAILMFPNAESGMIYITFVGAFFPILISTIKGVEGTDLVLLRVGQCLGANSWHTFKDIVVPGSMPSISSGLVIGMGNSWFCLVTAEILAGRFGIGYLTWESYVTSNYPPIVMGMLLIGLLGAISSYVVDRATQWLMPWRITKKQGH, encoded by the coding sequence ATGTCTGGTTCACCTTCAGGCCGTTCTGCCCAGGTTGGGTTGATGGATCGGGAGGGCGTTATGGGGACCATGCGCCCTCACCCATCGCCATCAGAGCGATCGTTCCCCTTCTCGACAGCTAAAACAGTCAAAACGATCTGCCGCATTCTGTCACTATTTCTCTTCTTTGGCATCTGGCAGATTTTATGCATGGTCAAATTCAATGTCTTCATCAATTTCACCTATGTGCCCACCCCGATCGAAGTGGCCTCGGCCCTGGTGCGCTTCATCGCCCAGAATCCGATGACCCACCTGAATGCCAGCATCATGCGGGTTTTGGTTGGTTTTGGTGCGGCAGCGTTTCTGGGCATCGGCTTGGGAATTTTGATTGGCTGGTTTTCAGTGATCGAAGACCTGGTTTTTATGCCTCTGGAGTTACTCCGACCGATCCCAGCTGTGGCCTGGATTCCGCTGGCCATTTTGATGTTTCCCAATGCCGAATCCGGCATGATTTACATCACCTTTGTGGGCGCGTTTTTTCCCATTTTGATCAGCACGATCAAGGGGGTTGAAGGAACTGACCTGGTGTTACTGCGGGTGGGCCAATGTCTGGGGGCCAATTCCTGGCACACTTTTAAGGACATTGTGGTACCTGGAAGTATGCCCAGCATCTCAAGCGGGTTAGTCATCGGCATGGGCAATTCCTGGTTCTGTCTGGTGACTGCCGAAATTTTGGCCGGACGGTTCGGGATTGGCTACCTCACCTGGGAATCCTATGTAACTTCCAACTATCCCCCGATCGTCATGGGGATGCTGCTCATTGGCCTGCTGGGTGCCATCAGCTCCTATGTTGTCGATCGGGCGACCCAATGGCTGATGCCCTGGCGGATCACCAAAAAACAGGGCCATTAA